The following proteins are encoded in a genomic region of Triticum dicoccoides isolate Atlit2015 ecotype Zavitan chromosome 1B, WEW_v2.0, whole genome shotgun sequence:
- the LOC119344590 gene encoding NAC domain-containing protein 48-like, translating into MSGGGGGGSAATQGQQDLQLPPGFRFHPTDEELVMHYLCRRCAGLPISVPIIAEVDLYKFDPWQLPRMALYGEKEWYFFSPRDRKYPNGSRPNRSAGTGYWKATGADKPVGTPKPLAIKKALVFYAGKAPKGDKTNWIMHEYRLADVDRSARKKNSLRLDDWVLCRIYNKKGASERPSAGDRTASASPGHAAVGSPPEQKPALLPPYAPQPFSDLAAYYEVRPSDSMPRAHADSSCSEHVLTASCERPEVQSQPKISEWERTFATATPGVNPAGLMLDPAAGLPAGDPLLQDILMYWGKPF; encoded by the exons atgagcggcggcggcggcggaggatcgGCGGCGACGCAGGGGCAGCAGGATCTGCAGCTGCCGCCGGGGTTCAGATTCCATCCGACGGACGAGGAGCTGGTGATGCACTACCTGTGCCGGCGGTGCGCCGGCCTGCCCATCTCCGTGCCCATCATCGCCGAGGTCGACCTCTACAAGTTCGACCCATGGCAGCTCCCGA GAATGGCGCTCTACGGCGAGAAGGAGTGGTACTTCTTCTCCCCGCGCGACCGCAAGTACCCGAACGGGTCGCGGCCGAACCGGTCGGCCGGCACGGGCTACTGGAAGGCCACCGGCGCCGACAAGCCGGTGGGCACGCCCAAGCCCCTGGCCATCAAGAAGGCGCTCGTCTTCTACGCCGGGAAGGCGCCCAAGGGCGACAagaccaactggatcatgcacgagtaccgcctcgccgacgtcgaccgctccgcccgcaagaagAACAGCCTCAGG TTGGATGACTGGGTGCTTTGCCGGATCTACAACAAGAAAGGCGCCTCGGAGAGGCCGAGCGCCGGTGACCGGACCGCGAGCGCGAGCCCCGGGCACGCGGCCGTCGGCTCGCCGCCGGAGCAGAAACCGGCCCTGCTGCCGCCATACGCGCCGCAGCCGTTCTCGGACCTGGCGGCGTACTACGAGGTGAGGCCGTCGGACTCGATGCCGCGGGCGCACGCGGACTCGAGCTGCTCGGAACACGTGCTGACGGCGTCGTGCGAGCGGCCGGAGGTGCAGAGCCAGCCCAAGATCTCCGAGTGGGAGCGCACGTTCGCCACAGCCACCCCGGGCGTCAACCCGGCCGGCTTGATGCTCGACCCGGCGGCCGGGCTCCCCGCCGGCGACCCGCTCCTCCAGGACATCCTCATGTACTGGGGCAAGCCGTTCTGA